A single window of Mauremys reevesii isolate NIE-2019 unplaced genomic scaffold, ASM1616193v1 Contig38, whole genome shotgun sequence DNA harbors:
- the LOC120393925 gene encoding C-type lectin domain family 4 member F-like, whose translation MADEDIYENMPMTEAAPQPKDLRAQSKLQAVEEAGQKLQVSLQPDNASDASAKGSDSKSQDEGLRHQGLQLLDEAQAGVRMLKAQLGNVSAAYGEIQIRLDNVSAAYGEIQIRLGNVSAAYGEIQIRLDNVSAARAAVQGRYSDMLTKLSRGWRFYSGNLYYFSQERKSWDEAKRFCVSQDSHLTSVSSQAEQEFLSKETKGEAHWIGLTDQETEGSWRWADGTEYRADASRGFWVENQPDNYDPKKDGGEDCVHTVPRNRNLWNDAKCTQPFRWICKQAHGPAGL comes from the exons ATGGCGGATGAGGATATCTATGAGAACATGCCGATGACagaagctgctccccagcccaaag ATCTccgggcacagagcaagctgcaagcggttgaagaagcggggcagaagctccaagtctctctgcagcctgacaacGCCTCGGACGCGTCAGCGAAGGGATCGGACAGTAAGTCGCAGGACGAGGGTCTTAGGCATCAGG GTCTGCAGCTATTGGatgaagcgcaggcaggagtccggatgctgaaagcccagctgggtaaCGTCAGTGCAGCatatggagaaatccagatccggctggacaacgtcagtgcagcgtatggagaaatccagatccggCTGGGTAACGTCAGTGCAGcgtatggagaaatccagatccggCTGGACAACGTCAGTGCAGCACGAGCAGCAGTGCAAGGTCGCTACA gtGACATGCTCACAAAGCTCTCCAGGGGCTGGAGGTTTTACAGTGGGAACCTCTATTACTTTTCACAAGAAAGGAAGTCGTGGGACGAGGCCAAGCGGTTCTGTGTGTCTCAGGACtcgcacctgacctctgtctcctcccaggcggaacag gagtttcTCTCCAAGGAGACCAAGGGAGAAGCTCACTGGATTGGACTCACCGACCAGGAGACAGAAGGCAGCTGGCGCTGGGCGGATggcacagaatacagagcagacgcaagcagggg GTTCTGGGTGGAGAATCAGCCAGACAATTACGATCCGAAGAAAGATGGTGGAGAAGACTGTGTTCACACCGTTCCAAGGAACCGGAATTTGTGGAATGATGCCAAGTGCACTCAGCCTTtcaggtggatttgtaagcaggcccatggaCCGGCTGGGCTGTGA